Proteins encoded within one genomic window of Rhododendron vialii isolate Sample 1 chromosome 1a, ASM3025357v1:
- the LOC131306657 gene encoding protein transport protein Sec61 subunit beta-like has protein sequence MAVGGAAPPRGSAAAAAANLRRRRTAGGGTAAGGAAGNMLQFYTDDAPGLKISPNVVLVMSIGFIAFVAILHVMGKLYFVRREA, from the coding sequence ATGGCTGTCGGTGGAGCAGCACCCCCAAGAGGAAGTGCAGCAGCAGCTGCTGCCAATCTGCGTAGGAGGAGAACAGCAGGTGGTGGGACTGCTGCAGGAGGAGCAGCCGGCAACATGCTCCAGTTTTACACAGATGATGCTCCAGGGCTTAAGATATCTCCCAATGTTGTCCTTGTAATGAGCATTGGTTTCATAGCATTTGTTGCTATTCTTCATGTCATGGGTAAGCTGTATTTCGTACGTAGGGAGGCTTGA